The Streptomyces halobius genomic interval AGCTACCGGGGCACCGGTCCGGCGGACCACGCCGAGATGACCAAACCCCCGCCCGCCGGCCGGGGCAGCGACTACGCCGCGCTGTCCCGCGAGGTGAAGCAGAGCGGGCTGTTGAAGCGGCGGCCGGGCTACTACTCCGTCAAGGTGGGGACGAACCTGCTCCTGCTGGCCGCCGGCTGGACCGCGTTCGCCCTGATCGGGCAGTCATGGTGGCAGCTGCTGACGGCCGCCTTCCTCGCGGTGATGTTCACCCAGACCGGGTTCATCGGGCACGACGCCGGACACCACCAGATCGCCGCCTCCAAGCGCGTCAACAACCTGATCGGCCACGTGCACGCCGACCTGCTGATCGGCCTCAGCTACAGCTGGTGGATCTCCAAGCACAACCGTCACCACTCCCACCCCAACCACGTCGACCGCGACCCCGACATCGCCGACGGCGCTATCGCCTTCACCCAGGACCACGCTCGCGTCCGCCGCGGACCGTATGCCTGGCTGGCCCGCCACCAGGCCTGGCTGTTCTTCCCGATGCTGCTCCTGGAAGGACTCGCCCTGCACGTCGCCGGCGTACGGGCGCTGCTCGACCGCACCGGCACCGCAACCTCGCGGAGGACCAAGTTGGCCGAGGCGGGACTGCTGACGGCGCATCTCGGCGGCTATCTCGCCGCCCTGTTCCTGGTCCTGTCCCCCGTCCAGGCCGTGTGCTTCCTCCTTGTGCACCAGGGGCTGTTCGGGCTCTACATGGGGTGCTCGTTCGCCCCCAACCACAAGGGCATGCCCATCTTCGCCAAGGACGACAAGATCGACTTCCTGCGTCGGCAGGTACTGACGTCACGCAACATCCGTGGCCATAGGTTCACCGACTTCGCGCTCGGCGGGCTGAACTACCAGATCGAACACCACCTGTTCCCCTCTATGCCGCGGCCCAGCCTGCGCCATGCCCAGGAACTCGTCCGCACGTTCTGCGTCCGGCGCGGCATCGCCTACCACGAGACCGGACTCTTCAACTCCTACGCCCAGGTCCTGCGGCACCTCCACGCGGTCGGCGGCCCCCTGCGCCCCGAACTGGAATACTGATCGCCAGTCCGCTGCCGTAGGCCACGATGTCTTGACGAGATCACCCCCGGGAAAACTCTTGGGGGTCGGCTCCGTGGAACTGAGCGATCTGTTCGACGCTGATGTCGTCGCCGCGGAAGAAGGCCAGGTTGGTGTAGGGGTCCTGC includes:
- a CDS encoding fatty acid desaturase family protein, yielding MTKPPPAGRGSDYAALSREVKQSGLLKRRPGYYSVKVGTNLLLLAAGWTAFALIGQSWWQLLTAAFLAVMFTQTGFIGHDAGHHQIAASKRVNNLIGHVHADLLIGLSYSWWISKHNRHHSHPNHVDRDPDIADGAIAFTQDHARVRRGPYAWLARHQAWLFFPMLLLEGLALHVAGVRALLDRTGTATSRRTKLAEAGLLTAHLGGYLAALFLVLSPVQAVCFLLVHQGLFGLYMGCSFAPNHKGMPIFAKDDKIDFLRRQVLTSRNIRGHRFTDFALGGLNYQIEHHLFPSMPRPSLRHAQELVRTFCVRRGIAYHETGLFNSYAQVLRHLHAVGGPLRPELEY